GAACGACTCGCCCTTGGCCTTGATCGCTCCAAAAATCCACTCCATTAACGTTGTTGTGGGAAATCCAAACGGAATTATGATGGCTGTGGCTTTGGGGATCGCGCGGATGTCCCATGCGGGTTAACGAACGGCCTGACGGTCCGATAAGGGGATAGAGAAACGTCCGTCGCAGGTTGGGGCCGAAATGATAGCGAGCAATTTCAACGCCTTCCCGTTGGAAAGAGATTTGGTCGTAAGGCAGAGGGACCGCCTGAATATGGGGAATGGTTTTCAATTTAGGAAATGGGTTTTGCGTCCATCCATCCCATCCCGGCGCCAGCGATAGGATGACGGGAAGAAGCATTCGAAACCGGCGGACAAGATATTTCATCGTAATATAACCTCGTTTTCGATGAATGATTCATACCATAAAAAAAAGCGTTTGTCTCGTGCCTGTTTCAAATTCCTTTATAAAAATGCCGAAGCCAACGCCGATCCTGCGATAAAGATTATCGCGCAGCTCAGATGCCGGGATTGCTATCATTGGAATTATTCGCGTTATTTGGGGATGGTTGCGGCGCATAGACTCCCACAAGGCGTGAGACCAACAGCGCGATGTAAAATAAACCCGTCATGGCCTCCAGAATGACCAAGGATTGGGCTTGGGGCGTGAGCGGAGTGATATCGCCGTAACCCAGCGTGGCGATGGTGACGAAACTGAAATAGAGGAAGTGATACCATTCGAAGCGGCCATCCATCAACGGCATAGGCGATGCGAGATGATACGATCCTGGATATAGCAATTCCACAATGGCGTATAGCGCGCCCCAGGCGATGCCGATGAGGATGAATAAACTGATGGCGGCGAATATGACGTCTTTGTCGACGACGGGAGCGCGGACGATATAAAGCAATAAGGATATAGAGATATAAGCCATAAATACGATGGATATGACATTGGAAAAAATACGAAGGCCGAGACTGATTTCTTGATGAAAATATTCAGCGATGAAGATTTGCATAATCGTGGCGGCGAGCCAGGGCAGACCGAAGAGCAGTCCAATAAGAAACTGGATTTTGTTAATCGCTATAGCATAGAGACTAGTAAAAAGAATCGCTGTGAAGATCGTATTCAATAAAATTTGCTGTTTGTATAGATAGGGATAGACAATCAGTATCGACAACAGATTGGCGAATAAGAAGACGCAATGATGCTTGCGCAATTCCCTCATCGAATAATCATCC
The Candidatus Omnitrophota bacterium genome window above contains:
- a CDS encoding ion channel, producing the protein MRELRKHHCVFLFANLLSILIVYPYLYKQQILLNTIFTAILFTSLYAIAINKIQFLIGLLFGLPWLAATIMQIFIAEYFHQEISLGLRIFSNVISIVFMAYISISLLLYIVRAPVVDKDVIFAAISLFILIGIAWGALYAIVELLYPGSYHLASPMPLMDGRFEWYHFLYFSFVTIATLGYGDITPLTPQAQSLVILEAMTGLFYIALLVSRLVGVYAPQPSPNNANNSNDSNPGI